The Pirellulimonas nuda genome includes a region encoding these proteins:
- a CDS encoding non-ribosomal peptide synthetase, whose translation MDQALAARLAALNPEQRAALERKLLQRASERGGADGIPRCAPQRRGTLSFAEQRLWLLDRLEPEHPFYNMPLAAEVTGPLDRAALAAALNDLVARHETLRYAYELVDGTPHRRVLESATIEPEWIDSSLSRKRPVSETQRPELVADRNAKHAQGATGTPGADASGSNDEALWELVREHARTPFDLNVAPLLRCVVFQQAPERYVVLLVMHHIVSDGWSMAVLMNELTACYRARSAGESSDLAPLAVQYRDYAVWQRDRLSGQRLDALQAYWKEQLGGAPPALELPIDHARPAAQDFVGGLVEIDLGAELSGALDAAARRWGATPFVVLMAGYQAWLARHTGQEDIVVGAVVAGRERSELERLIGFFVNTLAIRTRLDDDPTFVELVGRVQQTSLSAFEHQELPFDKLIEAVAPGRDPSHGALFQTALVVQNPPRDFAAAPGMTVRPVMVDNGTAKYDLTLFFWQDAGRWVGQAEYATALFERATIERFVLSFKTLLSSALQASTQRVSELDALDPSQRGRLAAWNQTDTDLGDDCLLHELFERHAAEQPNHVAVRWQGASISYAELNADADRIAASLRRLGVGYEEAVVVALPRSADSVVMLLAVLKAGGVYVPVDADGPEERWALVVEETGAAVVVVGEGISAPTPPPPAPPPAGEGSTRKRSPERTTVAALRTLPIGEAARPPAPNPSGAATTPHREAIPPSSGAAYVIYTSGSTGRPKGVVVEHRNIVNFVRAQIQRMGVSREDVLQHAFSPTFDGGLSEVVLGMSVGATLVVIDQPALLEPPAYARLLHTERVTVGKFPPALLATLEPEGLPLLTTVLTAGDRQTAKLARRWMPGRLVMNGYGPTEATVGVCIHRLSAEFTGQPPIGAPLANTRAYVLDRNQRLAPIGVTGEIYIGGAGVARGYLKRPDETAAKFLPDPFSAQPGARMYRTGDLGRWRPTPTGSGGMLEFVGRVDDQVQLRGYRVEPGEVTAALERLPLVRQAYATIVEDAAGAQQLAAYVVPQQSSADEEESEHLGAWQSLMDQSHRAAGALRDPEFDVTGWVSTYTGRPIPKQEMRQWADATAERVLALRPTNVLEIGCGTGLILLRVAPHAASYVGTDFLDRSLKQLTHVLERHADEGWPAHVDLFHQAAHEVGPLAGKKFDVIVLNSVVQYFPSFDYLLRVLQTAEGLLNPGGAIFLGDLRDLRLAEAMAAGVELARAEPTLTRRELLGRVEARLRREEELLIDPALFATLHAELPRLADVDLRLKHGAGDNELQKFRYDAVLRFDHAPAIPAAYESTNDDPAAITALLRSERYDRLVVRGVQNARVARDVALWRTLKDPAGPEDLSDVRAIDTAPLGLHPDAWRIDPPEGYDIAVRPNPEHAEQYDVWFASEQRIEPVAPRLSNPAPGGFGAEVPAFSATTPGAGLLGGGATGSMLVSRPLEERRAARLVPELRAALAKTLPQYMIPGAFVVLDELPRTTNGKIDRDALPPPPSGRPAWATGYVAPRSDEERTVAKVWEGLLGFAPIGAEDDFFALGGHSMLAVQAMSELEKRTGARLPLAALFQQPTPAHLAALLRDPEGAQRASSLVPLQTEGNGAPLFCIHPAGGAVFCYRELAEHFAGKRPVYGIQAVGVDGAAPPHETMTELAEHYARVIREHTPTNPIHLCGWSLGGNIAQAVAIKLKTEGAEVGLLGLFDAGAVPSEEDLDESNLAPLLQALFPDLEHLPIDELRQLGPDEQAAYFTERAVEAGLVDAAQLAASAHIYQVFQKNVGAVHSHRAEYYPGRVALFRAAEQTKTSTLSDDRELGWGPLCAGVDVYDVPSDHAQMMQSPGVEVLAGLVEGCLSLAETQRR comes from the coding sequence ATGGACCAGGCCCTCGCCGCTCGCCTCGCGGCGCTGAACCCCGAGCAGCGCGCCGCGCTCGAACGCAAACTGCTGCAGCGCGCCTCCGAGCGGGGCGGGGCGGACGGCATCCCCCGCTGCGCCCCCCAGCGCCGCGGCACGCTGTCGTTTGCCGAGCAGCGGCTGTGGCTGCTGGACCGGCTCGAGCCAGAGCACCCTTTCTACAACATGCCGCTGGCGGCGGAGGTGACCGGACCGTTGGACCGGGCGGCGCTCGCCGCGGCCCTGAACGACCTAGTCGCGAGGCACGAGACGCTACGCTACGCGTATGAATTGGTGGATGGGACCCCGCACCGCCGTGTGCTTGAGAGCGCAACCATCGAGCCCGAGTGGATCGATTCCTCATTGAGCCGGAAGCGCCCCGTCTCAGAAACTCAGCGCCCGGAGCTGGTAGCAGATCGCAACGCTAAGCATGCGCAAGGTGCGACAGGAACTCCGGGCGCTGACGCTTCCGGCTCCAACGACGAGGCGCTTTGGGAGTTGGTGCGCGAGCACGCCCGCACCCCCTTCGACTTGAACGTCGCGCCGCTGCTGCGCTGCGTGGTCTTCCAGCAGGCGCCCGAGCGCTACGTTGTGCTGCTGGTGATGCACCACATCGTCTCCGACGGCTGGAGCATGGCGGTGTTGATGAACGAGCTGACCGCGTGCTACCGCGCACGGTCCGCCGGCGAGTCGTCCGACCTCGCGCCGCTTGCGGTGCAGTACAGAGACTACGCGGTGTGGCAACGCGACCGGCTCTCCGGCCAGCGGCTCGACGCGCTGCAGGCGTACTGGAAGGAGCAGCTCGGGGGGGCGCCCCCGGCGCTGGAGCTCCCCATCGACCACGCGCGGCCCGCGGCGCAGGATTTTGTGGGCGGTCTCGTCGAGATCGACCTGGGCGCCGAACTCTCCGGGGCGCTCGACGCCGCGGCACGCCGTTGGGGCGCCACGCCGTTTGTAGTGCTGATGGCGGGTTACCAGGCGTGGCTCGCCCGGCACACGGGGCAAGAAGACATCGTGGTGGGCGCCGTGGTGGCTGGGCGCGAACGGAGCGAGCTCGAACGGCTGATCGGGTTCTTTGTGAACACGCTGGCCATCCGCACCCGCTTGGACGACGACCCGACGTTCGTAGAGCTGGTCGGCCGCGTCCAGCAGACTTCGCTGTCGGCTTTCGAGCACCAAGAGCTGCCGTTCGACAAGTTGATCGAAGCGGTCGCCCCCGGCCGCGACCCCAGCCACGGCGCGCTCTTTCAAACGGCCCTGGTCGTACAGAACCCGCCGCGGGACTTCGCCGCGGCGCCGGGGATGACCGTCCGCCCCGTGATGGTGGACAACGGCACCGCCAAGTACGACCTGACGCTGTTCTTCTGGCAAGACGCCGGTCGCTGGGTGGGGCAGGCCGAGTACGCGACGGCGCTTTTCGAGCGCGCGACCATCGAACGTTTCGTCCTGTCGTTCAAGACGCTGCTATCGAGCGCGCTGCAGGCGTCGACGCAGCGCGTGAGCGAGCTCGATGCCCTCGACCCCTCGCAGCGCGGGCGGCTCGCCGCGTGGAACCAGACCGACACCGACCTGGGTGACGACTGCTTGCTGCACGAGCTGTTCGAACGCCACGCCGCAGAACAACCAAATCACGTCGCGGTCCGCTGGCAGGGCGCGTCGATCTCCTACGCCGAGCTGAACGCAGACGCCGACCGGATCGCGGCCTCGCTGCGGCGCCTGGGCGTCGGGTACGAAGAGGCCGTGGTGGTCGCGCTGCCGCGCTCGGCCGACTCGGTCGTGATGCTGCTGGCGGTGCTCAAGGCCGGAGGCGTTTACGTGCCCGTGGACGCGGACGGGCCGGAGGAGCGATGGGCGCTGGTGGTGGAAGAGACGGGGGCGGCGGTGGTCGTGGTGGGGGAAGGTATCTCCGCTCCGACGCCCCCTCCCCCCGCCCCTCCCCCTGCCGGGGAGGGGAGCACGCGCAAGCGATCCCCGGAACGGACCACCGTCGCTGCGCTCCGCACTCTACCGATCGGCGAAGCCGCCCGTCCCCCAGCCCCCAACCCCAGTGGCGCAGCCACTACACCCCATCGCGAAGCGATACCCCCCAGCAGCGGCGCCGCCTACGTCATCTACACGTCCGGCTCCACCGGTAGGCCGAAGGGGGTGGTGGTTGAGCACCGCAACATCGTGAACTTCGTCCGCGCGCAGATTCAACGGATGGGCGTTTCCCGCGAGGACGTGCTGCAGCACGCTTTCTCGCCGACGTTCGACGGCGGGCTGTCGGAGGTGGTGCTGGGCATGAGCGTCGGCGCCACGCTGGTGGTGATCGATCAACCGGCGCTGCTCGAGCCCCCGGCGTACGCCCGGCTGCTGCACACCGAACGGGTGACGGTTGGCAAGTTCCCGCCGGCGCTGCTCGCGACGCTCGAGCCCGAGGGGCTGCCGCTGCTCACCACGGTGCTCACGGCCGGCGACCGCCAGACCGCCAAGCTCGCCCGCCGCTGGATGCCCGGACGGCTGGTGATGAACGGCTACGGCCCGACCGAGGCGACCGTGGGGGTTTGTATCCATCGGCTCTCGGCAGAGTTCACGGGCCAGCCCCCCATCGGCGCGCCGCTGGCGAACACCCGCGCTTACGTGCTGGACCGAAACCAGCGGCTCGCGCCCATCGGCGTGACAGGAGAGATCTACATCGGCGGCGCCGGCGTCGCCCGCGGGTACTTGAAGCGCCCCGATGAAACGGCCGCCAAGTTCTTGCCCGACCCGTTCAGCGCTCAGCCCGGCGCGCGGATGTACCGCACGGGCGACCTGGGCCGCTGGCGCCCCACGCCCACGGGGAGCGGCGGGATGCTGGAGTTCGTCGGCCGGGTGGACGACCAAGTGCAGCTCCGCGGCTACCGTGTCGAGCCGGGCGAAGTAACCGCCGCGCTGGAGCGCCTGCCGCTGGTCCGGCAGGCGTACGCCACCATCGTCGAAGACGCGGCCGGCGCCCAACAACTAGCGGCCTACGTCGTGCCGCAGCAGTCGTCGGCCGACGAGGAAGAAAGCGAGCACTTGGGCGCGTGGCAGAGCCTGATGGACCAGTCGCACCGCGCGGCCGGCGCGCTGCGCGACCCAGAGTTCGACGTCACCGGCTGGGTGAGCACCTACACCGGACGGCCGATCCCCAAGCAAGAGATGCGCCAGTGGGCCGACGCCACGGCCGAGCGCGTGTTAGCGCTGCGCCCCACGAACGTGCTGGAGATCGGCTGCGGCACCGGCCTGATCCTGCTGCGGGTGGCGCCGCACGCCGCCAGCTATGTCGGCACGGACTTTCTGGACCGCTCTCTGAAGCAACTAACGCACGTGCTTGAGCGGCACGCCGACGAGGGCTGGCCCGCACACGTGGATCTGTTTCACCAAGCCGCGCACGAGGTCGGGCCGCTTGCCGGCAAGAAGTTCGACGTGATCGTGCTCAACTCGGTGGTGCAGTACTTCCCGTCGTTCGACTACCTGCTGCGCGTGCTGCAAACGGCCGAAGGGCTGCTTAACCCTGGGGGCGCCATCTTCCTGGGCGACCTCCGCGACCTACGCCTCGCCGAAGCGATGGCCGCCGGAGTGGAACTGGCCCGCGCCGAGCCGACGCTTACCCGCCGCGAGTTGCTGGGCCGCGTCGAGGCGCGGCTGCGGCGCGAAGAGGAGCTGCTGATCGACCCGGCGTTGTTCGCGACCCTGCACGCCGAGCTGCCCCGATTAGCGGACGTCGACCTCCGCCTGAAGCACGGCGCCGGCGACAACGAGCTGCAAAAGTTCCGCTACGACGCGGTGCTGCGGTTCGATCATGCGCCGGCAATTCCCGCTGCGTACGAATCAACCAACGACGACCCCGCCGCGATCACCGCGTTGCTGCGTAGCGAACGCTACGACCGGTTGGTGGTGCGCGGCGTGCAGAACGCCCGCGTTGCGCGAGACGTGGCGTTGTGGCGGACCCTGAAAGACCCCGCCGGTCCGGAAGACCTGTCCGACGTACGCGCTATCGATACCGCGCCCCTGGGGCTGCACCCCGACGCCTGGCGGATCGATCCCCCCGAGGGGTACGACATCGCGGTCCGCCCGAACCCTGAGCACGCAGAGCAGTACGACGTGTGGTTTGCGTCCGAACAGCGCATTGAGCCGGTAGCGCCCCGTCTCAGCAACCCAGCGCCCGGAGGCTTCGGTGCTGAAGTACCCGCTTTCTCCGCTACAACTCCGGGCGCTGGGTTGCTGGGAGGGGGCGCTACCGGCTCGATGCTGGTGAGTCGTCCGTTGGAGGAGCGTCGCGCGGCGCGGTTGGTTCCTGAGTTGCGTGCGGCGCTCGCTAAAACGCTCCCGCAGTACATGATCCCCGGCGCGTTTGTGGTGCTGGATGAGCTTCCCCGCACCACCAATGGCAAAATCGACCGCGACGCGCTACCGCCACCCCCCAGCGGGCGCCCGGCGTGGGCCACGGGGTACGTGGCGCCGCGCAGCGATGAAGAACGCACCGTCGCCAAGGTGTGGGAGGGACTGCTGGGATTCGCGCCCATCGGCGCTGAGGACGACTTCTTCGCGCTCGGCGGGCACTCGATGCTGGCCGTGCAGGCGATGAGCGAGCTAGAGAAACGGACCGGGGCGCGGCTGCCGCTGGCGGCGCTATTCCAACAACCAACACCGGCGCACTTGGCGGCGCTGCTGCGCGACCCCGAGGGGGCGCAGCGGGCGTCGTCGCTGGTGCCGCTACAGACCGAGGGAAACGGCGCGCCGCTGTTCTGCATCCACCCCGCGGGCGGCGCGGTGTTTTGCTACCGCGAGCTGGCCGAACACTTCGCGGGCAAACGCCCCGTGTACGGGATTCAAGCCGTGGGGGTCGACGGCGCTGCGCCGCCCCACGAGACGATGACTGAGCTAGCCGAGCACTACGCCCGCGTGATCCGCGAGCACACGCCCACGAACCCCATCCACCTGTGCGGCTGGTCGCTGGGCGGAAACATCGCGCAGGCCGTCGCGATCAAGCTGAAAACCGAAGGCGCCGAGGTCGGCCTGCTGGGGCTGTTCGACGCCGGCGCCGTGCCGAGCGAAGAAGACCTCGACGAATCGAACCTGGCGCCGCTGTTGCAAGCCCTGTTTCCGGACCTCGAGCACCTCCCCATCGACGAGCTCCGCCAACTCGGCCCCGACGAGCAGGCGGCCTACTTTACCGAGCGCGCAGTCGAGGCGGGCCTGGTCGACGCCGCGCAGCTCGCCGCCAGCGCCCACATCTACCAAGTGTTCCAAAAGAACGTCGGCGCGGTCCACTCGCACCGCGCCGAGTACTACCCGGGCCGGGTGGCGCTGTTCCGCGCCGCCGAGCAAACCAAGACCAGCACGCTGTCGGACGACCGCGAGCTAGGATGGGGCCCGCTGTGCGCGGGCGTAGACGTTTACGACGTGCCGAGCGACCATGCGCAGATGATGCAGTCGCCGGGGGTGGAGGTGCTGGCGGGGTTGGTGGAGGGGTGTTTGTCTCTCGCGGAGACGCAGAGGCGCTGA
- a CDS encoding SMI1/KNR4 family protein, whose amino-acid sequence MAVQSWREMLRGLSSDCEFSPPTTEYQLESSERELGAGLPDDLRSLLSETNGVTAEYGVALIWPIERILNDNMAFRSNPEFRELYMPFEPLLFFADAGNGDQFGFSVLAGCVRRTDVFTWNHEDDSRTWVAPTLARYLEGWLSGQINL is encoded by the coding sequence ATGGCAGTGCAATCTTGGCGGGAGATGCTCCGCGGACTCTCCAGCGACTGCGAGTTTTCGCCGCCGACGACTGAGTATCAACTGGAATCGTCCGAGCGTGAGCTAGGTGCTGGTCTGCCGGATGATCTTCGCTCGCTCCTTTCGGAAACGAACGGCGTTACCGCGGAGTACGGAGTAGCACTAATCTGGCCGATTGAGCGGATCTTGAACGATAACATGGCGTTCAGATCGAATCCTGAATTCCGCGAGCTGTACATGCCCTTCGAACCGCTTCTGTTCTTTGCTGACGCCGGCAACGGTGACCAATTTGGTTTCAGTGTCCTGGCGGGTTGCGTTCGCCGAACCGATGTTTTCACCTGGAATCACGAAGACGACAGCCGGACTTGGGTAGCACCGACACTCGCACGCTACCTCGAAGGGTGGCTGTCGGGTCAGATCAATCTGTAG
- a CDS encoding SIMPL domain-containing protein, translating into MNDLHLISVRETSSTVVTAVGAQLTARIAGQSFFTGAEAFKKAAEVASLVSALKEVGLSEDDIRLLSVSSEVESGLLTKSSSATYQILIDCRSTELLGRMLTAVSSQKNSKILSVAWQYAELDQIKRQLILTAVRSAKDAAMAMAASLEVPLLGVHKLSYDVSGLDTNIRVPDESGLAMRVKARSTASLDSLSLTHTATVMATVNAEFVVDGFAKVSVA; encoded by the coding sequence ATGAACGACCTCCACCTCATCAGCGTTCGGGAAACGTCGTCGACGGTCGTCACTGCCGTCGGCGCCCAACTAACCGCGCGAATCGCCGGGCAGTCGTTCTTCACCGGCGCGGAGGCATTCAAGAAGGCCGCCGAAGTCGCGAGCTTGGTCTCCGCACTGAAAGAGGTCGGACTTTCAGAGGATGATATCCGCCTGCTTTCTGTTTCAAGTGAAGTAGAGAGCGGGCTTCTGACAAAGTCCTCGTCCGCCACGTACCAAATACTGATTGATTGCCGATCTACGGAACTGCTCGGTCGCATGCTGACGGCAGTCTCTTCGCAAAAAAACTCGAAGATTCTGTCTGTGGCGTGGCAGTACGCAGAACTCGACCAGATCAAACGTCAATTGATCCTCACTGCTGTTCGCTCGGCGAAAGATGCGGCCATGGCGATGGCCGCGTCACTCGAAGTCCCACTGCTAGGCGTTCACAAGCTGTCTTACGACGTATCTGGGCTAGACACGAACATCCGCGTCCCGGACGAATCGGGGCTAGCCATGCGCGTGAAGGCGAGATCGACCGCCTCGCTTGACAGCCTGAGCCTGACTCACACCGCAACGGTTATGGCCACGGTGAACGCTGAATTTGTAGTTGATGGGTTTGCCAAAGTTTCCGTCGCCTGA
- a CDS encoding ABC transporter permease, translating into MRFSRLIWANIFNRPVRSLLTISGVAVAVGAVVALVGIASGFERSLRDVYESRGVDLIVLQSGKLQQVSSVLPQSIGEELARVEGVDSVAAMLMDVVALGGDNFGVPVLGLSPDEFILQQFKVTSGKRLRSDGRREVLVGHALAEGLKLAVGDPIDVIDGETFTVAGVCESTNVNENGAIIMALADLQELMLREGEVTLFGVHAGKTDPHSIQQLRERITAEDGALAAAGSKLSVSDSQQFAAHSAEMRIAKSLAWLTSTVALIVGAVGILNTMLMAVFERTGELAMMRAVGWRRSRVMSLVLAEAVGMAAAGAVVGSLGGVLITRLLALTPAGARIISGQIAPEVILQGFAVAFVLGVIGGAYPAYRAARMEPIDGLRHD; encoded by the coding sequence ATGCGTTTTAGCCGACTGATCTGGGCCAACATCTTCAACCGGCCCGTCCGGTCGTTGCTAACCATCTCCGGCGTGGCCGTGGCGGTGGGCGCCGTGGTGGCGCTGGTGGGGATCGCCAGCGGCTTTGAGCGGTCGCTGCGCGACGTGTACGAGAGCCGCGGCGTCGACCTGATCGTGCTGCAGAGCGGCAAGCTGCAGCAGGTCTCTAGCGTGCTGCCGCAATCGATCGGCGAAGAACTGGCCCGCGTCGAAGGGGTCGACAGCGTGGCCGCGATGCTGATGGACGTGGTGGCCCTGGGCGGCGACAACTTCGGCGTCCCCGTGCTGGGGCTCAGCCCCGACGAGTTCATCCTGCAGCAGTTTAAGGTCACCTCCGGCAAGCGGCTGCGCAGCGACGGCAGGCGCGAGGTGCTGGTGGGCCACGCGCTGGCCGAGGGGCTCAAGCTCGCCGTCGGCGACCCGATCGACGTCATCGACGGCGAAACCTTCACCGTGGCCGGCGTGTGCGAGTCGACCAACGTCAACGAGAACGGCGCTATCATCATGGCGCTCGCGGACCTGCAGGAGCTGATGCTGCGCGAGGGGGAGGTCACGCTGTTCGGCGTCCACGCCGGCAAGACCGACCCCCACAGCATCCAGCAGCTCCGCGAGCGCATCACGGCGGAAGACGGCGCGCTGGCCGCCGCGGGGAGCAAGCTCTCCGTGTCGGACTCGCAGCAGTTTGCGGCGCACTCCGCCGAGATGCGGATCGCCAAGTCGCTCGCCTGGCTCACCAGCACGGTGGCGCTAATCGTGGGCGCGGTCGGCATCCTCAACACCATGCTGATGGCGGTCTTCGAGCGCACCGGCGAGCTGGCCATGATGCGCGCCGTGGGATGGCGCCGCAGCCGCGTGATGAGCCTGGTGCTGGCCGAGGCCGTGGGCATGGCGGCCGCCGGCGCCGTGGTGGGGTCGCTCGGCGGCGTGCTCATCACCCGGCTGCTAGCACTCACCCCCGCCGGGGCGCGGATCATCTCCGGCCAGATCGCCCCGGAGGTGATCCTGCAGGGTTTCGCCGTGGCCTTTGTGCTGGGGGTCATCGGCGGCGCCTACCCCGCCTACCGCGCCGCGCGGATGGAGCCCATCGACGGCCTGCGGCACGACTAG
- a CDS encoding DUF2780 domain-containing protein, translating to MPPAETNRVAVQPSRNVTMSLVDDLVQQLGVSADQAEGGTGLMMKLAKEKLSSGDFSQISELIPGLDGMLGKAPDLEAPSSEAGEQGGMLKALGGITKQLGLGDIGEKLGDLAKVAKGFESLGLDTAMISKFATAILAYLKSQGGEQVAAILKNVLK from the coding sequence ATGCCGCCGGCCGAAACGAACCGCGTCGCCGTGCAACCCTCTAGGAACGTAACCATGAGCCTTGTCGATGATCTTGTCCAGCAGCTAGGGGTCTCCGCCGATCAAGCCGAGGGGGGCACGGGGCTGATGATGAAGCTGGCAAAGGAAAAGCTCAGCTCCGGTGACTTCTCGCAAATCTCAGAACTCATCCCCGGGCTCGACGGCATGCTGGGCAAGGCGCCCGACCTAGAAGCGCCCAGCAGCGAAGCGGGAGAGCAGGGGGGGATGCTCAAGGCCCTGGGGGGCATCACCAAGCAGCTCGGCCTGGGCGACATCGGCGAGAAGCTGGGCGACCTGGCGAAGGTCGCCAAGGGCTTCGAATCGCTCGGCCTCGACACGGCGATGATCAGCAAGTTCGCCACCGCGATCCTGGCGTACCTGAAGAGCCAAGGGGGCGAGCAGGTAGCGGCGATCTTGAAGAACGTGCTGAAGTGA
- a CDS encoding Fic family protein: MVPTDAEVLAFRPNDLPPKLEIDSALQWKHDQAILAIGELRAVLPTLPNAGLVTEPFSRREAVLSSRIEGTRTGLEQLYVFEKQNRSPLADETGDDRDAREVHNYVTALRHGVALLPKLPIGHRLFCEMHERLFDGLGRPGVEPGAFRRQQNFIGRSTHIADATFVPPPPAELAALTSNLERYVNGPRTFPVLVDIAIAHYQFEAIHPFADGNGRIGRILITLMLAETGLLPDPLLYLSAHFEHNRREYYDRLLGISRGGDWLAWVDFFVEGVGIVARDAARRARSLLALREQTRQELQESGQSSRLFTLVDALFATPVTTVNQAMETMGLSSYRGAQKNVERLIQAGFLTEITGQRRNKVYVAKPITDLLDAPSA, from the coding sequence ATGGTGCCCACGGACGCGGAAGTTCTCGCCTTTCGCCCGAACGATCTGCCGCCCAAACTAGAGATCGACTCTGCTCTTCAGTGGAAGCACGACCAGGCCATTCTAGCGATCGGCGAGCTGCGTGCCGTGCTGCCAACGCTCCCGAACGCGGGGCTCGTAACCGAGCCTTTCAGCCGACGTGAGGCGGTGCTTTCGAGCCGGATCGAGGGGACACGCACCGGGCTCGAGCAGCTCTACGTGTTTGAAAAGCAGAACCGGTCGCCCTTGGCCGACGAGACAGGGGACGACCGCGACGCGCGCGAGGTGCACAACTATGTCACTGCGCTGCGCCACGGCGTCGCGCTGCTGCCGAAGCTTCCGATCGGGCATCGCTTGTTTTGCGAGATGCACGAGCGGCTGTTTGATGGGCTGGGGCGGCCGGGAGTCGAGCCGGGAGCGTTCCGCCGGCAACAGAACTTCATCGGCCGGTCGACGCACATCGCCGATGCGACTTTTGTTCCGCCGCCTCCCGCTGAACTGGCGGCGCTCACCAGCAACCTAGAGCGGTACGTCAACGGGCCACGGACGTTCCCGGTGCTGGTGGATATCGCGATCGCCCACTACCAGTTCGAGGCGATCCATCCCTTTGCCGACGGCAACGGGCGCATCGGCCGCATTCTCATCACGTTGATGTTGGCCGAGACGGGCCTGCTGCCCGACCCGTTGCTGTACCTCAGCGCCCACTTCGAGCACAACCGCCGCGAATACTACGACCGCCTACTGGGGATAAGCCGCGGCGGAGATTGGCTTGCGTGGGTCGATTTTTTTGTCGAGGGCGTGGGCATCGTCGCCCGCGACGCGGCCCGACGAGCACGCAGCTTGCTGGCCCTGCGTGAACAGACGCGGCAGGAACTGCAGGAATCGGGGCAGTCGTCGCGGCTCTTTACCTTGGTCGATGCGCTCTTCGCGACGCCCGTCACCACCGTCAATCAGGCGATGGAGACGATGGGGCTATCGAGCTACCGGGGCGCGCAGAAGAACGTCGAGCGGCTGATACAAGCCGGCTTTCTAACAGAGATCACCGGGCAGCGGCGCAACAAGGTATACGTCGCCAAGCCGATAACCGACCTGCTCGACGCACCGTCGGCCTAG